Proteins encoded in a region of the Drosophila gunungcola strain Sukarami chromosome 3L unlocalized genomic scaffold, Dgunungcola_SK_2 000005F, whole genome shotgun sequence genome:
- the LOC128259439 gene encoding THUMP domain-containing protein 1 homolog: MEPSAKKSKMVKNPNFKNNKKKYFHTKRQVLQPGQRGFFATCNINEKACVRECYNLLNHYADLLYGPANPENEPERKKKDEEGAAGGEAGEDAGKPAGATISDDDDDLEAATAKLREKLVQRNVRFQNVDTNTTNCVFIRTHLEDPVALGKHIVNDIATTGKSMSRFVLRLVPIETVCRANMPDIISAAGVLFDKHFLKEPTSYGIIFNHRYNQQIKRDQIITQLAELVNSKNVGNTVSLKEAKKSIIVEVMRGWCLLSVIDNYLECKKFNLAELANPSEKKSSGEGDSKSDKSLAEAAGDAKSEEAKEELAKEDGKSQSDEEDKMASQTK, from the coding sequence ATGGAACCTTCTGctaaaaaatcgaaaatggttaaaaatccCAACTTCAAGAACAACAAGAAGAAGTACTTCCACACCAAGAGGCAGGTGCTCCAGCCTGGCCAGCGCGGATTCTTTGCCACGTGCAACATCAATGAGAAGGCATGCGTTCGCGAATGCTACAATCTGTTGAACCACTATGCAGACTTGCTTTACGGCCCCGCCAACCCGGAGAATGAGCCGGAAAGGAAAAAGAAGGATGAGGAGGGAGCAGCCGGTGGGGAAGCAGGGGAGGATGCTGGAAAGCCAGCGGGAGCCACCATCAGCGACGATGATGACGATCTGGAGGCAGCAACTGCCAAATTGCGCGAGAAACTAGTCCAGCGCAATGTGCGCTTCCAGAATGTGGACACCAACACCACCAATTGCGTCTTCATTCGCACCCATCTGGAGGATCCCGTGGCTCTGGGGAAGCACATCGTCAACGACATAGCCACCACCGGCAAGTCCATGTCCCGATTCGTCCTACGCCTGGTGCCCATCGAAACCGTGTGCCGTGCCAATATGCCCGACATCATCTCTGCAGCCGGCGTGCTCTTCGACAAGCACTTCCTCAAGGAGCCCACCAGCTATGGCATCATCTTCAACCATCGCTACAATCAGCAGATTAAACGCGATCAGATCATCACCCAGTTGGCCGAACTGGTCAACTCCAAGAATGTGGGCAACACGGTGAGCCTCAAGGAGGCCAAGAAATCAATCATAGTGGAGGTGATGAGGGGCTGGTGCCTGCTCAGTGTGATTGACAACTATCTGGAGTGCAAGAAGTTCAATCTGGCGGAGCTGGCCAATCCCAGCGAGAAGAAATCCAGCGGCGAGGGAGATTCCAAGTCGGACAAGTCTTTGGCTGAGGCTGCAGGGGATGCCAAGTCTGAGGAAGCGAAGGAGGAGTTAGCCAAGGAAGATGGAAAGTCCCAATCCGATGAAGAGGACAAGATGGCATCCCAGACCAAGTAG